A window of the Lolium perenne isolate Kyuss_39 chromosome 7, Kyuss_2.0, whole genome shotgun sequence genome harbors these coding sequences:
- the LOC139833816 gene encoding uncharacterized mitochondrial protein AtMg00310-like, whose product MGLYLLHDTTHGAMNRHRYRFFWEGVGHKRKYHMVEWAMVCKPKAFGGLGILDTKFMNIAFMLKWIWKIYQNSEGLWADLLRAKYLGNNYLFSPAVPTKGSQFWNAIQKIKWYFKMGTKHKVRNGRCTYFWLDWWTGTGPLRLTFPHLFACCDNHFATVEGVHDNNGWRIRFIRSSGHAETVE is encoded by the coding sequence ATGGGGCTTTACCTCTTGCACGACACGACTCATGGGGCCATGAACCGACACCGTTACCGCTTCTTTTGGGAAGGAGTGGGCCACAAGCGCAAGTACCACATGGTAGAATGGGCTATGGTGTGCAAGCCAAAGGCGTTTGGAGGATTGGGaatcctcgacactaagttcatGAATATTGCCTTTATGCTTAAATGGATCTGGAAGATCTACCAGAACAGCGAGGGGCTATGGGCAGATCTGCTGAGGGCCAAATACTTGGGCAACAATTACTTGTTCTCCCCTGCGGTACCCACCAAGGGCTCGCAGTTCTGGAATGCCATTCAGAAGATCAAATGGTACTTCAAGATGGGGACCAAGCACAAGGTGCGCAATGGGAGGTGTACCTACTTTTGGCTAGACTGGTGGACGGGCACGGGGCCCTTGCGTCTGACCTTCCCACACCTTTTCGCATGTTGTGACAACCACTTCGCCACAGTGGAGGGAGTTCACGACAATAATGGCTGGCGTATTAGATTCATACGGTCCTCTGGTCACGCTGAGACGGTGGAATGA